A single window of Streptomyces aquilus DNA harbors:
- a CDS encoding MalY/PatB family protein: MTGPMDQDPDGAEARRTDPLARLTLEQLRQRSSMKWRTHPRDVLPLWVAEMDVPLAPAVVEALRAAIELGDTGYPYGTAYAEALAAFAAERWQWDGVRVERTAIVPDVMLGIVEVLRLLTDPGDSVVVCSPVYPPFYAFVSHDARVVVEARLGADLRIDLEALEDAFVRARGDGRRAVFLLSNPHNPTGVVHTREELEAVAALARRHGVRVVADEIHAPLVLPGAVFTPFLSVPGAENAFALASASKAWNLAGIKAALALAGPEAADELRLLPEEVSHGPSHLGVIAHTAAFRKGGDWLDDLLLGLDANRDLLGRLAADHLPGVRCHRPEGTYLAWLDCTRLGLHTEAGGDGPGVVSDLAGPAKFFLDRARVALSSGHVFGSGGEGHVRLNFATPPAVLREAVTRMGRALRDL; this comes from the coding sequence ATGACCGGACCCATGGATCAGGATCCCGACGGCGCGGAGGCCCGGCGGACGGACCCTCTCGCGCGACTCACCCTGGAGCAGCTGCGGCAGCGGAGCAGCATGAAGTGGCGCACGCACCCCCGGGACGTCCTTCCGCTGTGGGTCGCCGAGATGGACGTGCCGCTCGCTCCGGCTGTCGTCGAGGCCCTGCGGGCGGCGATCGAGCTGGGGGACACCGGGTATCCGTACGGGACCGCGTACGCCGAGGCGCTCGCCGCGTTCGCCGCCGAGCGGTGGCAGTGGGACGGGGTGCGGGTGGAGCGGACCGCGATCGTGCCGGACGTGATGCTGGGCATCGTCGAGGTGCTGCGGCTGCTCACCGATCCCGGTGACTCGGTCGTGGTGTGTTCGCCGGTGTACCCGCCGTTCTACGCGTTCGTCTCGCACGACGCCCGCGTCGTCGTCGAGGCGCGCCTCGGTGCCGATCTGCGGATCGACCTGGAGGCCTTGGAGGACGCCTTCGTGCGGGCTCGAGGCGACGGGCGGCGTGCGGTCTTCTTGCTGAGCAATCCGCACAACCCCACCGGTGTCGTCCACACCCGCGAGGAACTGGAGGCGGTCGCCGCGCTTGCCCGCCGGCACGGGGTGCGGGTCGTCGCCGACGAGATCCACGCCCCGCTGGTGTTGCCGGGTGCCGTCTTCACCCCGTTCCTCAGTGTGCCCGGCGCCGAGAACGCGTTCGCGCTGGCCTCCGCGTCCAAGGCGTGGAACCTCGCCGGCATCAAGGCGGCCCTGGCGCTCGCGGGGCCCGAGGCCGCCGACGAACTCCGGCTGCTGCCCGAGGAGGTCAGCCACGGGCCCAGCCACCTCGGTGTCATCGCGCACACCGCCGCCTTCCGCAAGGGTGGCGACTGGCTCGACGACCTGCTGCTCGGCCTCGACGCCAACCGCGATCTCCTCGGCCGCCTCGCCGCCGACCACCTCCCCGGCGTGCGATGTCACCGCCCCGAGGGCACCTACCTGGCGTGGCTGGACTGCACCCGGCTGGGACTGCACACGGAGGCGGGCGGTGACGGGCCCGGTGTGGTCAGCGACCTGGCGGGGCCCGCGAAGTTCTTCCTCGACCGGGCGCGGGTCGCGCTCAGTTCGGGGCATGTCTTCGGCTCCGGCGGCGAGGGCCACGTACGCCTCAACTTCGCGACACCGCCCGCCGTCCTGCGCGAGGCGGTGACCAGGATGGGGCGCGCGCTGCGGGACCTGTAG